The genomic segment GTCTTTGGCTGTCATGGAGTCGACAGAAGGAAACTGCACGCTAACGTGGGGCACGGTACCTCATGCCGACAGCTACATGGCCTTCTTCAAGAGAGGTGACGGCACCGAGGAGACTTGCAACACCACCAGCAACAACTGCAAATACCACTGCCTGTGTGGCTACACATACCTGCTGTCTGTGTTTGCGTACAATGAGGCTGGCAGCAGTCCTCAAGGACAGATTCTCAACTATACCACCTGTAAGTAGCAGCTGAGACTGATGATGATCCTGGTGATGAtcattgtatgtgtatgtctgtttaCTTGTGTATCACCTGTGTCTTTTAGTGCCCTGTTGTCCAGAGGGTGTATCGGTGTCCGTGGTGAGCACTGACACTCTGGAGATCATGTGGATGGCCTCGCGGGGGGCAGAGCTGTACCAGACTCGGGCTGCAGACAGTTCAGAGGTCATCCTGTGTAACGACACAGCACCCATGTGCGCTCTCTCTGACCTCAGCTGTGACAGTTCCTACAGCGTGGTGGTAACACCCTGCAATGAAATCAGCGGATGCAATCGCGCATGCAAAGCTCACACCAAAGACACAGGTAGAAAACTAATATTCATAGATACATATGTATCCAGCAAATATCCAGTTAAATGTTTCACTTAAGTTCTGTTTATCTTGTGCAGAACTTTGCCAACTTTAGTTTCTAGATTTCACATGAAACAGCAGTAAAATAATGATCCAATTCGACTGAAACTCCACAAGAACTTCAATATAGAGAGTACAATACATATATGTGGGTTGTACCCTCAAAGGTACATACTCAGTAAATTCAGCCTTTGTCCCCATCAGCTCCTTGCATGCCGATGAATCTGATGCTGAATCCAAAGAACTCCTCCTGCGTCAGTGTCAGCTGGACAGCAAACAACAGGGCTGCTAATTACACTGTGAGCGCGTCGGGTGATGACGGCCAACACACCTGCAACACCAGCAGAAAcagctgtgacatcactgaCCTTCCATGTGGCTCCACTTATGAAGTCAGCGTCATAGCAACCAGTGCAGCCGGCCAGAGTTTACCCAGCTACTCTGACTCTCTGGAAACAGGTTAGTGGTCGAAGGTTTGGATCGAtccatttaattaaaaagtacagACAGGTATTGAAAAACCAATACAAAAGCATGAGCCTCCAGAACAGCTTCAGTGCTCCTTGGCATATATTTTAGAAGTCTGTGCAATATGAATGCAGATATTTTTCTGACATGATACAGATAGTAGGTTTGGGTTCCACCCCTATcatccacatactgtatatcatctTCTTTGACAGAACCCTGTTGCCCAATGAATCTAACAGTGGAACAGGTGACACAGGCGGTGAGCAACATCTCGTGGTCTCACGCCAAGGGGGCACATTCATTCATCACCTCCCTGACATCAACGCGTGGCCACGCCCGCTGCCACACCCAGGACTCCCACTGCCTCATGGGATGCATCACCTGTGGGACCAACTACACTGTCACCATGGAGGCGTTTAGCAGAAGCGGGCGCGTGTCCAACTGCACCTATAAGGGCTTCTCGTCCAGTGAGTCATGATGTTTTCTACCACtgagaaggaaaaaaactttattacACTTTATCACACTTATTATCTTAACCTAAAAGAGTAGTTACTTTAATGTGTTACTtgtcacacacaaaataaacaatactaGTCATTTTGTCCACAGACATAATGTGCTGTAGGGAAAATTCACCACTATTAATATAACTACTGGTTTAAATAGAGTCAAATAAAGGCTGCAAGGTATACATGCTGCgtaacataacacacacacacacacacacacacacacacacacacacacagagttctttttttaaaggttaataataattaattattaattaattaataattaatactgCTAAGATTTATAGCTCAAAGACTCAGTATGTGTCATGTTACTGTTTCTTTTCCAGATGTCTTTAAAATGGACTGTATGGGTTTTTAAACTAAGTatcaaacctctctctctctctctctctctctctctcgcaggTGCCTGCTGTCCATCAGGTGTCAGGCTCTACAGTATAGCCGGGAACTCTCTGCGGGTGTACTGGCGCAGCGCTGGCAGCAGCCACAGCTACATCACAGAGATGGTGGGCAACAGCAACAAGTACACCTGCACTGCCTCTCCTGGAGCGAGcagctgtgattttggcaacaTCCAGTGTGGGGGCGTCTATCATGTAGTGGTGGCTCCGCTCACGCCAGAGGGCAGCAAAGTCCTGTTCTGCCCTCAGAGACTGTACTCAGGTATGACAGTGGGATTTCACAGTCATGTTTGATGGTGATGAAATATTAGAATTTTGTTTTGAAGCTAATGTTATCGTCCTTTGTTTGTAATTATAACAGTTTACCCTCTGATTATGCTGCTAAAGTCTCAACTGATTTTTTCATGATGTTTTATAATGGAAATGTATAGTATAACCAaggcccgtctacggaaagctgttccactccctattcagccccattgtatcAAATTTGGTTGCaattccaccagagttccactgggggtgatcgcggtccagtgctaaatgaatgggactctatggagctagatggctacatttgtctctttcgcctgattgtcgttgagaaatctcagatttgattgtagtttttgcaagttcaacatggattataggttgaaagttgaatgaacgagtacttgtgtcctttcgatttcttacaggttgagtcgttgttgcccataacacgctagcattctgctaatgaatgctgattggtcagtgaaggacttgatggcatccgaagcagaaccagaatgtcagagtgaatatttcggcgtggtctttaaaacattagccaacctctttctagcacgtgtattgacagggagaggctaacctgtcagctgtgttgtcgatgcctcgagagaacaaaggaagcgactcagagcttgccgtaaagcagtatctctggccgtaaaaaggctttttagaacaaaaaagccactttaaaaaaatctaacacccagcagtgtgtattttcttatcctcccctttcgaatgcaacattcaaattactagaaaaaaaattatatcctgagaaaagtggattttgaggggtatagctccatagagtcccattcattctgcactggcctgtgagcgccccctatatggaactctggtggaactgcaaccagttcagaagccagaAGTGTCGAGAGAGTgaaacttcttcccttattagaaattctttggtataACACACAGTTGGTAGTTCCACTATTTCATTTGATATACTTCTGTAAAGGAATTCCATTAGCTTTATTTGGGATCAGAACATCGCACAACAGTAGCAAAGTAAAGACAATTCAAACACTATGAATATGGACATTTTTTTACTAaatttgactcttttttttgtctctgctCTCTCAGTCACTTGCTCAGGGAGCGACGTTGGCACAGGTGAGTATCtgctattaataataataataattaattataacTATTAAGAATTTTAAGTCAAATTCACTGAAACCACCCAAACAATTACTGGTAAAAAAGCTTaggaaaatcattttaaatatatcaTGGTTCTAATGTCACTTCAACCTGTTCTTTTGCAGTGATTTACAGAGGGAAGAGAAGTGTGGATTAACATACGGTAAGTTGAGTAAATATACAATAATTATAAGTAGTTTGTTAATTTAAGTTAATTTAGTTAACACTCCCCTCTTCTTAAGTcaaaataattacagtatatCCATTACATAAGTTCAGGTATAATAATGTGCCCCTCTGCTGGTCACAATGAAACATTATAtacatttcaaactgattgtTTTGCATCAAAATTTTGAACACTGACTCAACACGTGGCAATTTTAGTAAATATCCTAGAATATGCCCTATGCCTatgcctatgcaccacctgtctatactttgtatatcacattgcaattatctgctttttttgcacttctggttagatgcaaactgcatttcgttgtctttgtacttgtactctgcacaatgacaatacagtttaatctaatctaataaataTAACATTCCTGCAAACTTGAATTTGACTGAATCTATTCTTAACAGATGCAATAAACTCCTCCAttttcttcatcctcctcttcctcccgcTCTACTGGAATAAAGCCATATTCATAGCTAAACAGAAGAACAGCTGTTAACCTGATGAATAATAAGAAATACATGTTTGGGATATGATTAAGTGTTTTAAACTTGCCTTTTAAATAATGTTCATGTACATCACGACCAAACTAAACCATCACTGTGCCCTCAACAATCAAGATCAAGcacttaaatgacaaaaacaagccaACAAAAAgagtgcattttgtgtgtgctgttCAAAATATATATCATGAGACAAAAGCATGGGTTTTGTAAATGTAAGATTTTCTAATAATAAAACCTTTGACTTGCAAACAACTATAACTACACTGAAATGCTGTACCGAAAAATGTGTAATTTGGGTAATTGTGAATTATTTTATCCCCGAGTTATTGTGTTAAAATCTAAATAAACTAACAAAAAGTCTAATTCACAAAAGAAATCAATAAGCAAATCAGTAACAGTACCCCTCcagatatttttaaacaatttcACCCCTTTTGTTTTAAGAATTATGAATTAGAAAATGTaccaaatttaaataaaaaagaattgtAGATGCAGCCCCAAGTACAAAGCCTCCTGATGATAAGTGGCAGACACTGATCTATGTCACCTCATCCTGCTTCACGCTTGTTCTCAGGATGTATTTAACTGTTTGTATTTAACCTGATGCATATGTCAGTTAATAAAGAACTTCCAGCatccttttctttgttttgtggttTGTTTTGCACATAGATGCAGTGCTTAACAAAATAAAAGGTTAAATTAAACTATGATTCCTATGCTAATTTACTAAAATATTGTTTATTGTCTGTTTATCTGTGCTGTTTAAATTCTCACCTGTGTATTTTTTGCCATGGAAATTATACAGTACTGCAGTTATAAAAGGAATACCTAGTTTATGATAAGCTGTTATTTATAAAGAAGTCCATTACAAAGAAGATCTCCTTCGACAAtactgttctttctttctttctttctttcttccacaTGTTTCACCTGATATGAAGAAAGACGCCTGGCTGGAAGACCTTTTGTGTTCGGCCTGATAGCTTTTAGACTTTCATAACTTGTCTGTATGCTCAGCCACCTTGGTAGAAAAGTGTGTCCTAGTTTCATTACTGTAACAAGTGAGGTAAGCTTACCTCTCTGGAGGAAATAGCTACCAACAAATCAAAGATTTGGGTACATTACTTAAAATCTCCCAATGACCATACTAACATCTCAGGATACAATCCTTGAGATTTGAAAAGAGCAGATGGATATACCGATGTTCACCATGAACTGTAAATCATGAACAAATAGGATTATAAAAATCCATAAATTGATGTGAAGAACGTAAAATAAAATCTTAATAAAGATTGTAATCTCGaggacatactgtactgtacttggTGGGACTGGTGTTTAAACACTAAGCTTCGGATTTCAGGGGAAAAGTAAATCCCACAGTTTATCAACGTTCCTGGAATGATGAACAACTTTTTGACCATGGCAGACATGACAAATCTGGCTTCAGTGATAACACCAATACTGTTTATTTGTTGCCTATCCTTTAGCAACAGTTCCTTGtcgttgtttttgttttcaggcCCATTTCCACCTACAGTATTTGTGCTTTTTCAACTGCAGAAAGTTGGGACCTCCACAGATTTATATGatcaacaaaacaaatgtaaattgTGGGATTACACTCATCTGGGGACAACTACAAGTACAAAGTTGTAGGTCATGAGCATATAGGTTGACATTTACAGTGCACCCCATAGTGAGCATATACACATAAATTATTAGACTGCACAACTATAGTGAAgttcatatactgtagatgttgAAATGTGTCACTAAGAAAGGTGTACAATAAATAGCAGAGAAAGATTGAGCTTTAAAATTATGTAAAAGAATCGTCAAACAAAGAAAGGATAACAGATGAATTTTCTTTGCACCCTGACTGTTGTCTTATTACGGAAAATTATTCCAATTTGGCCGTTTGGCAATTTTAGCGATACCTGAAGTTATTTAACGTCCTCCTGAAATCATTCTTCATATTTGTTTACAATCAATCTGTTGTGTCATCATCATTGTCTATACTGTAATTCTACTATGTTGGTCTGTTCCGTACACATGACATCTTTTGCATGGCTGTCCGTCCAGGGAGAGGGATCCCTCCTCAGTTGCTGTTCTTGAagtttcttccatttttttggGGAGATTTTTTTCCTTATCTAAAGCAAGAGTCTAAGTTGTATGCTGTGCAGATTGTAAAGGCCCTtaaggcaaatttgtgatttctGATATTGAGCTATTTAACTACTATATATGCACATCCCCAATTGATAGTATTTGAATCCGCACAAGCATCACATTTATTCGGGAATCAATATGGACCTCCCAGTAGTGACGAGGAAAGCGATATGCTCACTAAATTCTAAGTTAACATTCAGGCTATTGCTTCCTGTTATCACCAGAGCTCATGTGCTTGACGACACTGGAGCTCTCAgcttctattcttttttttctattcctcAGTACAGAGGTCAACTACCAGAGTGAGCTCTGGATCTAATTTCatcatttaaacattaattaAAGACCATTTCACAATGATCAAATGCACTTCTGCCACCAGCTTCACAGGGCACCAATCCCAGAAACGTGAAAAATGTGCTTCCCCCAGGTCCCTTTTCACAACAGAAGTTTCAGTTGGCTTAAGTCCCTCGAAACACAAAAGGGATGAGACTGGTATTATCCCCAGTGCTGTATATGTTATCAATAATGATACTGTGGTGGCTCTCAGTGGGGAATAGTTGCCATTCACAGCTAAAACGTGGAACATGACTCAGCCATTAGGTTGTCATTTCTTTGAGACACACAAATCTGGAGATCTTTTAGCAGCTTATGTAACATCCTCTGGTCTCATACCATCATGGTAAGCTGTGAATTATGTTTGCCATGATGTTAATATAATGAGTAATCCGATCAGATTCTAGTTTTCTGTCAAAGTTGTGTGAAACTGTTGACATATTACTTGTGAATATTACCTTCGATTCCGAACATTTTTATCTCAGTGGTAATAGGCAGCGCTTCGATGTGAAAAGGAATGGATGATAATGGGTTTTGTTAGCTGGTACCTGCCATACTGTTAGAGCTAATTTATTTAATTAGACACATGGTCTCAAGAGTGAATTCTACTCAACTCAGTCACCCCTCACCTCCAGACTTTTGTCCATCTACATAAAAAGCACTCAGATATAATGATCAATATTTCTATGAAGGCTGAACAGTTAATTTAGTAAATGCAATGTATTTGCATATGTACTGGCAAACAATCGTGAGTTTAATGTGCCAGAATGTTTTCATACGAGTATATTATTAcaacattctctggttccaccttctcaaatttaaatatattattattatcattgtaAATTCAATTTCTgtagttttggactgttggttgggtTCTGGGAAATGGTGGATATAACCTTGGAGGAGGTAACTAAACAAACTCATCTCAGCTACTTAAATGCATCCAAACAAAAACAGCTAAATAGCATGCTGCATTATGAAAAACAACCTAGAGGTATGCaatgtacaaaaaaaagcaCTATACATCTGGATACACTAGGGTACCTTTGAAAGACACCATgcccacatactgtactgtacataacaTGTGAGTCAGTGGCAAAAAATCAACCTAACAAAGGTGCAAATGGTGATGCGACTCAAATTGCTTGAGAAATTTGTGGGAAGTTGCATTATAAGAATACCTGTGACCTGTAACAGTGTCTACGTAAGGACAATATCACAGCCacataaaaaacaatgaaatatcAATGTGTGCACATCACTTGTCCCTTTTCACAGCACATTAAAATTGCCTTGTTGTTTAAGTGGGGCAGCTAAAGTTTCCTGGCACGCTCATGGCCCGTATCCACTTTCATATGGACTTCCTTTTTTCTGATACAAACGAGCAAGTAGGAGGTGATAGCCCTTTATTCTCATGTGATAAAAGATCCTTTTCAGTCCAGCATGTACGCTTACATAATGGCAGTTTAGGGATTAGCTAGGAGGAAATTAAGTTCATTGTTCATCAAAATCCATTACGGAACGCCTTCAAACTCTTAAAAGTCAACAGTTTAAGAAAGACACAACTTTGTAACAATGCTAAGCATGGGGTGTTTTGTACATCTCATTTAGATGGAGTCCTAATTCCCAAGTTTGCATATGTGACTTTGGTTTCAGTGGTACTTGACTCCTTTGCCAGTACAGCCCCTCCCAAGCCTTTATCTCTTTGCTTCAGGTCATTTATTGGTTCCCATGTATTGTTACAGGgatagaaaaaaacccacagAAATATGTGTGAAGTCCCTTCAGATTAGTGATATTTACAGTCGCTCGGATTTGGGGGATGGATGACATATACGATGTCTTGATAGTTTTATACAACCCTCTCTTGCTTGGGTTGATGCTATGAGTTCTATTGTGTTTCTATTCAAA from the Sander vitreus isolate 19-12246 chromosome 9, sanVit1, whole genome shotgun sequence genome contains:
- the fndc7a gene encoding fibronectin type III domain-containing protein 7 — encoded protein: MGAMKWLVIFALLGICSQASAIQVSVFSVTSKTAILRWTRYSGASSYKITVAPQSSPSNPIAFATFGPNTVLGSVNSLTPNILYTFTVEALDNSQVRLSSATVDSFTAPEMMDPIQTLKSKNSTTLMVGFSLKTGVTHYIIRIQNDDGFFREDVVSSSPAEIESLSLYTEYALSIMSANSGGRSQPSLPVTAKTVLPPPQLSTSSPNNDSIIVSWAPVAHAVQYSLSIYDFGSNTNMKHNTSNTNLTISGLAAGSLYAIKGFAWDLEGREGEGSPYINQTTRPPTPSFVNVSIVTSNGVAGLSVSWKLDQDVYGSIRYHVMSDQNRTCNSTSSSCTLSAVGCGEVHTIKVIALNNAGPSFPSSPVVFITFPCPPESLAVMESTEGNCTLTWGTVPHADSYMAFFKRGDGTEETCNTTSNNCKYHCLCGYTYLLSVFAYNEAGSSPQGQILNYTTLPCCPEGVSVSVVSTDTLEIMWMASRGAELYQTRAADSSEVILCNDTAPMCALSDLSCDSSYSVVVTPCNEISGCNRACKAHTKDTAPCMPMNLMLNPKNSSCVSVSWTANNRAANYTVSASGDDGQHTCNTSRNSCDITDLPCGSTYEVSVIATSAAGQSLPSYSDSLETEPCCPMNLTVEQVTQAVSNISWSHAKGAHSFITSLTSTRGHARCHTQDSHCLMGCITCGTNYTVTMEAFSRSGRVSNCTYKGFSSSACCPSGVRLYSIAGNSLRVYWRSAGSSHSYITEMVGNSNKYTCTASPGASSCDFGNIQCGGVYHVVVAPLTPEGSKVLFCPQRLYSVTCSGSDVGTVIYRGKRSVD